A region of the Methylobacterium nodulans ORS 2060 genome:
AGAACGTCATCGTGGCGAATGTGCCGGCGGACAGGAAGTCCGAGATCGACGCGCTGGTGGCGGAATACGGGCTTAACCTTGGGGTGACGGCGCTGCGCCGCAACAGCCTCGCCTGCGTGGCGCTGCCGACCTGCGGCCTCGCCCTCGCGGAGAGCGAGCGCTTCATGCCGGGCCTCCTCACCGAGCTGGAGGAGAGCCTCGCCGCGCACGGGTTGCAGGACGAGGACATCACCATCCGGATGACCGGCTGCCCGAATGGCTGCGCCCGGCCCTACATCGCCGAGATCGGCTTCGTCGGCCGCGGCCCTGAGCGGTACAACCTCTATCTCGGCGCGGCCTTCGACGGCTCGCGGCTCTCGAAGCTCTACGCCGAGGATGTGGCCGCCAAGGACATCCGCGCCACGCTCGATCCGCTCTTCGCCGCCTATGCGCGCGATCGCCAGCCTGGCGAGCGGTTCGGCGATTTCGTGATCCGGGCCGGCTTTGTCGCCAAGACCATCAACGGGCCGGACTTCCACGACCGCACGGGAGCGCTCAAGGCGGTGGCGTGAGGCCGCCGCGCCGGGGAACCCCTCTCCCGAGTGGGAGAGGGGCTGGCGATCGAAGATCGCGCGTGAGGGTGCTACGTTTCAGAACAAGGCACTGAGCGTCGCGCTGGCAGCGGCACGGTTCAGACTTCTTGCTGCACCGTCTCCACCCTCACGTGGGATCTTCGATCCCCATACCCCTCTCCCACTCGGGAGAGGGGATCCCGCACGGACTCGTCTCGGAACAGATCAACCGGAAGTCGTGTGCGCGAAGCTCCAGTAGAGGTCCCGCGCCTGCCGGTAGAACGGTCCCGGCTCCAGCTCCCGCCCGTCGATCGCCGTCACCGGCATCACCTTCGCGAAGTTGCCCGTCGAGAAGATCTCGTCGGCCTGCGCGAAATCGCCGTAGGTCAGCGTGGCCTCGACCACGCTCACGCCGGCTTCGCGCAGCAGGGCGATGACCCGGTTGCGGGTGATGCCGGCCAGAAAGGTGCCGTTCGGGGCCGGCGTGTAGACCACCCCGTCGCGCGCCATGAAGGCGTTGGCATTGGCGAATTCCGCGATATTGCCGAGGGCGTCGCGCACGAGGCAGTTGCCGAAGCCGCGCGACTGCGCCTCGGACAGCGCCCGCGCGCCGTTCGGGTAGAGGCAACCGGCCTTCGCCTCGACGGGGGCCGATTCGGCGGTGGGGCGCCGGAAGGGCGACAGCGTGACGGAGAGCCGTCCGGGCACCGGCATCGGCGCCTCGTAGAGGCACAGGCACCAGGCGGTGGAATCGGGGTCGAAGCGCACGCCGCCCGCAAAGCCGTCCTCGGCCCAGTACATCGGGCGGATGTAGAGGGGCGTGCTCGGATCGAAGCGGCGCAGGCCCTCCTGCACGAGGTCGCGCCAGGCCTCGACGGCGACGACCGGCTTGAGGCCCAGAGCCGTCGCCGACCGGTTCACCCGAGCGAGGTGGAGGTCGAGGTCGGGCGTCACGCCTTCGAAGGCCCGCGCGCCGTCGAACACGGTCGAGCCGAGCCACGCGCCGTGGGTGCGCGGACCCATCATCCGGACATTGCCGGGGTGCCACGCATCCTCGAAGAAGGTCCAGGTCGTCTCGGCCATGCGCGTTCCTCTGCCGCTGTGCGATTCATCCGGTGATCAGATCGCGAAAGGCGCGCCCGGTCCAGGCGGACGGCTTTAAGCGCCGCCCCACCGCTCATGCGCCGAGAGAGAGCGTGGGCGCCGGCGCGGCACGGCCGCCGAGCATGCGCTTGGCGAAGGCGGCGCCCCGGATGGCGAGCCCGAACAGCTTGGGCTGCGGACGCAGGCAGAAGGCCACCTTCTTGACGTAGGATTCGACGTGCCAGTTCGCGACCGCGCCCTTGGGCAGGAACAGCACGTCTCCGGCGACGAACCGCCGCGGCGTCGTGGTCGCATCGCCGATGATCGCCGAGCCTTCGAGGAAGTAGATCGTCTCGTCGATATCGTAATGCCAGACGAACTCGCCCGCCGTGCAATCCCACAGGATCGTGCTCGCGGTCCCGTCCGAACTGCGCGACAGCAGCGCGTTGCGGGCCTCCGGCGTTCCCACGCGGACCCAGTGCGGGTTGATCGGGGCGGGCTTGAGCGGCACGTCGGTTGGGCAGTAGACAATCGGCGGCAGCGACACGGTGGGGCCTCCTCTGAACGGCGCGGGAACGCGCCCTGTCGTGACTGTGGTGCCGCCATCCTCGGGGGCGAGGAACTGACGCGCCGGCCGACCGGGTCTCCCGCAAGACCGCGAGTAGCATCCTGCCATTGAGCCGAGCTGAATCCGATCCGCGAAAACCACGCGATCCCCTCAGAGTTTCGCAAGGATTGTCCTGCCGGATGATCTCGGGCGGATCTTCCGTAAGGATCGGTGCCGGGTCGTTTGTCCGAACGGAGTTTCATCGCCGATGCCGCTCGATCCCCGGCTCCGCCGCTATCTGGACGTCATTGCCTTTGCGGGGGGGCGGCTGACGACGATCGAGGCCCGCCGCACCGGCCTCGAAGGACTCGGCCGGCTCGCCGGCGCGCCGGTGCCCGTGGCCGCGGTCGAGGATCTCATCCTGGACGGGCCGGCCGGTCCCATGGCCGCGCGGCTCTACAGGCCGCGGGACGAGACCGGGGCGGTTCTCCTCTATTTCCACGGCGGCGGCTTCGTGGGCGGCAGCCTGACCGCCCATGACGGGATCTATCGGCGGCTCGCGGCGGCGAGCGGCTGCGCGCTGCTCGCGGCCACCTATCGTCTCGCGCCCGAGCACCCGTTCCCGGCCGCCTGCGAGGATGCGGCGGCATCCCTGTCGGGCCTCGCCGCGCGCGGCCGGGCTCTGGGCTTCGATCCGGCCCGGCTCGCGGTCGGCGGGGACTCGGCCGGCGCCAATCTCGCGGCCGGGCTGTGCCAGGCGGCCCGGGATGCGGGCGGGCCGGCAATCGCCGTCCAGCTCCTCCTGTGCCCCGTCCTCGATGCGGCCGGGGACGGGGAATCCTACCGTCTCTACGGGGAGGGCCACGGTCTCGATCGGGCGACGCTCGCCCTCGACATCGCCTCCTACGCGGCGGGCGCGGATCCGGCCGATCCGCGCCTCTCGCCGCTGCGGGCGCCCTCGCTCGCGGGCCTGCCCCCGGCGCTGATCCACACGGCGGAGTACGACATGGTGCGCGATGACGGCGCGGCCTATGCGGCCCGCCTGGCGCAGGCCGGCGTGCCGGTCCGCCATACCTGCCATCCGGGGATGATCCACCAT
Encoded here:
- a CDS encoding alpha/beta hydrolase; the encoded protein is MPLDPRLRRYLDVIAFAGGRLTTIEARRTGLEGLGRLAGAPVPVAAVEDLILDGPAGPMAARLYRPRDETGAVLLYFHGGGFVGGSLTAHDGIYRRLAAASGCALLAATYRLAPEHPFPAACEDAAASLSGLAARGRALGFDPARLAVGGDSAGANLAAGLCQAARDAGGPAIAVQLLLCPVLDAAGDGESYRLYGEGHGLDRATLALDIASYAAGADPADPRLSPLRAPSLAGLPPALIHTAEYDMVRDDGAAYAARLAQAGVPVRHTCHPGMIHHFYGMGGLVPDAAQALDGIGAELSAVLAGG
- a CDS encoding branched-chain amino acid aminotransferase, whose translation is MAETTWTFFEDAWHPGNVRMMGPRTHGAWLGSTVFDGARAFEGVTPDLDLHLARVNRSATALGLKPVVAVEAWRDLVQEGLRRFDPSTPLYIRPMYWAEDGFAGGVRFDPDSTAWCLCLYEAPMPVPGRLSVTLSPFRRPTAESAPVEAKAGCLYPNGARALSEAQSRGFGNCLVRDALGNIAEFANANAFMARDGVVYTPAPNGTFLAGITRNRVIALLREAGVSVVEATLTYGDFAQADEIFSTGNFAKVMPVTAIDGRELEPGPFYRQARDLYWSFAHTTSG
- a CDS encoding cupin domain-containing protein, which encodes MSLPPIVYCPTDVPLKPAPINPHWVRVGTPEARNALLSRSSDGTASTILWDCTAGEFVWHYDIDETIYFLEGSAIIGDATTTPRRFVAGDVLFLPKGAVANWHVESYVKKVAFCLRPQPKLFGLAIRGAAFAKRMLGGRAAPAPTLSLGA